The Bernardetia litoralis DSM 6794 genome includes a window with the following:
- the rplM gene encoding 50S ribosomal protein L13 — MDSLSYKTEFVTAEQGKEDREWLIVDAEGQTLGRMASEIAKRLRGKHKPSYTPHNDCGDSVIVINAEKIHLTGKKWSDKKIITHSGYPGGQKIYSARQILQRKPTQLVEDAVKGMLPHNRLGRELFRNLFVHAGSEHPHEAQQPKEVKF, encoded by the coding sequence ATGGATTCACTTAGTTACAAAACTGAGTTTGTTACAGCAGAGCAAGGCAAAGAAGACCGTGAATGGCTTATTGTTGATGCAGAAGGACAAACTTTGGGTCGTATGGCAAGTGAAATAGCGAAACGTTTGCGTGGAAAACACAAGCCTTCTTACACTCCTCACAATGATTGTGGCGATAGTGTAATCGTTATTAATGCCGAAAAAATCCACCTTACAGGTAAGAAGTGGAGCGACAAAAAGATCATTACTCACTCTGGTTATCCAGGTGGTCAGAAAATTTATTCAGCACGCCAAATTTTACAACGCAAACCTACACAACTTGTAGAAGATGCAGTAAAAGGTATGTTGCCTCACAACCGTTTAGGACGTGAGTTATTCCGTAATTTGTTTGTGCATGCAGGAAGTGAGCATCCTCACGAAGCACAACAACCTAAAGAAGTAAAATTCTAA
- a CDS encoding type III pantothenate kinase, with product MLLLAVDFGNTTLKAALFENEKLLEVRYSLSIIDLEDWINQIKNNFSKNLEGIIISSVRKNEEIEHSFIENLKKKIKLIIKLNSDSKKIATDSKVISVVVLDENTPLPIQNNYKTPKTLGKDRLAAVIGAYFLEKETTKQPTLVIDAGTCITFDFIDTKESKGIYEGGSISLGLNMRFKALNHFTAKLPLFESNENLPNPMGKSTQEAMQSGVQFGLMSEIKGIIDFYQNQIKSTDNKELDSKLNIVVCGGDALILKKWWEEYVINFTNTTHNYTKWIIEPNLVLIGLQRIFQFIKNNEDN from the coding sequence ATGCTTCTTTTAGCAGTAGATTTTGGAAATACAACTCTTAAAGCTGCACTCTTCGAAAATGAGAAGCTTTTAGAGGTGCGTTATTCGCTTTCTATTATCGATTTAGAAGATTGGATAAATCAAATTAAAAATAATTTTTCTAAAAATTTAGAAGGTATTATAATTAGTTCTGTCAGAAAAAATGAAGAGATTGAACATTCTTTTATAGAAAATCTGAAGAAAAAAATAAAATTAATCATAAAATTAAATTCAGATTCAAAAAAAATTGCAACAGATAGTAAAGTAATTAGCGTCGTAGTGTTAGACGAAAATACACCTTTACCTATTCAAAACAATTACAAAACTCCTAAAACGTTAGGAAAAGACCGTTTGGCTGCCGTAATTGGTGCTTATTTTTTAGAAAAAGAAACAACAAAACAACCTACTTTAGTCATTGATGCAGGAACTTGTATTACCTTTGATTTTATTGATACAAAAGAATCAAAAGGAATTTATGAAGGTGGAAGTATTTCATTGGGTTTGAATATGCGATTTAAGGCTCTAAATCATTTTACAGCAAAATTACCTTTGTTTGAATCAAATGAAAATTTACCTAATCCTATGGGAAAATCTACACAAGAAGCTATGCAAAGTGGTGTTCAGTTTGGTCTTATGTCTGAAATAAAAGGAATTATTGATTTTTATCAGAATCAAATAAAGAGTACAGATAACAAAGAATTAGATTCAAAATTAAATATTGTCGTCTGTGGTGGCGATGCTTTGATTTTAAAAAAATGGTGGGAAGAATACGTAATTAATTTTACAAATACGACTCACAATTATACAAAATGGATTATCGAACCAAATTTGGTTTTGATAGGCTTACAACGAATTTTCCAGTTTATAAAAAATAATGAAGACAACTAA
- the tsf gene encoding translation elongation factor Ts: MAITASEVKKLREMTGAGMMDCKKALTESNGDFDGAVDILRKQGQKISAKRADRDTSEGAVFIEIFNNDSEGVIIGLGCETDFVALNEEFVKLGNEIAQLAASKKPSTTEELLKLEIGGQALEAKITDFVGKMGEKISIVGYNYLSADKLAAYIHSNGKVGVLVAMDNAANADYDAIGKDLGMQIAAMNPVALDENGVDSKITEREMAIGVERAREEGKPENLLDRIAQGYVKKYLQENTLMNQAFVKDPKVTIAQYVKNEGKGMEIKTFKRVSVGE, from the coding sequence ATGGCAATTACAGCAAGTGAAGTAAAAAAACTTCGTGAAATGACAGGTGCAGGAATGATGGATTGTAAGAAAGCTCTTACAGAATCTAATGGAGACTTTGATGGCGCAGTAGATATTTTGCGTAAACAAGGACAAAAAATTTCTGCTAAGCGTGCTGATAGAGATACTTCAGAAGGTGCAGTTTTTATCGAAATTTTTAACAATGACTCAGAAGGTGTAATCATTGGATTGGGTTGTGAAACTGACTTTGTAGCTCTTAATGAAGAGTTTGTAAAATTAGGAAACGAAATTGCACAACTTGCTGCAAGCAAAAAACCTTCTACAACAGAAGAGTTATTAAAATTAGAAATTGGTGGACAAGCATTAGAAGCCAAAATTACTGACTTTGTTGGTAAAATGGGTGAAAAAATTTCTATTGTAGGTTATAATTATCTTTCAGCTGACAAACTAGCTGCTTATATTCACTCAAACGGTAAAGTTGGTGTTTTGGTAGCTATGGATAATGCTGCAAACGCTGATTATGATGCTATTGGAAAAGATTTGGGTATGCAAATCGCAGCTATGAACCCTGTTGCTCTTGATGAGAATGGTGTTGATTCTAAAATTACTGAGCGTGAAATGGCGATTGGTGTAGAGCGTGCTAGAGAAGAAGGCAAACCAGAGAATCTTTTAGATAGAATTGCTCAAGGTTATGTAAAAAAATATCTTCAAGAAAATACACTTATGAACCAAGCTTTTGTAAAAGACCCTAAAGTTACGATTGCTCAGTATGTAAAAAATGAAGGAAAAGGAATGGAAATTAAAACATTCAAACGTGTATCAGTAGGTGAGTAG
- a CDS encoding transglutaminase-like domain-containing protein, whose protein sequence is MEEQNTDSTNKKLTKKELKALVSLLEDDDIEILNHIENKILSIGKPIIPLLEDSWTSSFNSKLQGRIEDVLHTLQFRLLKEKLQNWYENEQDDLLKGLWILATYQYPDLSFEELQIKIEQLYFETWVAFQNVQHPIDQIRRLNNIFFEKLAFKANVNNFHSVNNSMINQVLESKKGNPISLAAVYMLIAQKLKLPVFGVNLPNLFVLTYKSEELTFYINVFNRGVIFSKQDIDNYLKQLKLPQSDVFYSPCDNLAILRRMIHDLMQSFEHVAQGEKIPELIELLAILGEKITDRE, encoded by the coding sequence ATGGAAGAACAAAATACAGATTCGACAAACAAAAAATTGACTAAAAAAGAATTAAAAGCCTTGGTTTCTCTTTTAGAAGATGATGATATAGAAATTTTAAATCATATAGAAAATAAAATTCTGTCTATTGGAAAACCTATCATTCCACTTTTAGAAGATTCTTGGACAAGCAGTTTTAACTCCAAACTTCAAGGCAGAATTGAAGATGTTTTGCATACCTTACAGTTTAGACTTTTGAAAGAAAAGCTACAAAATTGGTATGAAAACGAACAAGATGATTTATTAAAAGGCTTATGGATTTTGGCTACTTATCAATATCCAGATTTGAGTTTTGAGGAGCTTCAAATAAAAATAGAACAACTTTACTTTGAAACTTGGGTTGCATTTCAAAATGTTCAACACCCTATCGATCAAATAAGAAGATTGAACAATATTTTCTTTGAAAAATTAGCCTTTAAAGCCAATGTAAATAATTTTCATTCGGTTAATAATTCAATGATAAATCAAGTTTTGGAATCTAAAAAAGGAAATCCAATTAGTTTGGCAGCAGTTTATATGTTAATTGCTCAAAAGTTAAAATTACCTGTTTTTGGTGTTAATTTGCCTAATTTATTTGTCTTGACTTACAAATCTGAAGAGCTTACTTTTTATATTAATGTTTTTAATAGAGGCGTGATTTTTTCAAAACAAGATATTGATAACTACCTCAAACAACTCAAATTACCTCAAAGTGATGTTTTTTATTCTCCTTGTGATAATTTGGCTATTTTACGAAGAATGATTCATGATTTGATGCAATCTTTCGAACATGTAGCACAAGGCGAAAAAATACCTGAATTAATAGAATTACTTGCTATTTTGGGCGAAAAAATTACTGATAGAGAGTAA
- the rpsI gene encoding 30S ribosomal protein S9: MSTTLHTLGRRKKAVARVYMQSGAGKITVNGRAIEDYFPTEILRIIINQPFVVTDKVGVFDVNVNVASGGITGQAGAVRLGISRALVEHDPELRPALKAEGFLTRDPRMVERKKPGRRKARKKFQFSKR, encoded by the coding sequence ATGAGTACAACTCTTCACACTCTCGGAAGACGTAAGAAGGCAGTAGCTCGTGTTTATATGCAATCAGGCGCAGGAAAAATCACTGTCAATGGTCGTGCTATAGAAGACTACTTCCCAACAGAAATCTTACGTATTATCATTAACCAACCATTTGTTGTAACAGACAAAGTAGGAGTTTTTGATGTAAATGTTAATGTAGCTAGTGGTGGAATCACAGGACAAGCAGGTGCTGTTCGTCTTGGTATTTCTCGTGCCTTAGTTGAGCATGACCCAGAGCTTCGCCCAGCTCTTAAAGCTGAAGGATTCCTTACACGTGACCCTCGTATGGTTGAACGTAAAAAACCAGGTCGTAGAAAAGCACGTAAAAAATTCCAATTCAGCAAGCGTTAA
- a CDS encoding AAA family ATPase, with the protein MKLQDFALVKKYNPLFEDMKNTIQDPIKHAEGDVFTHTQMVLDSILKTQEWNQFSKTEKDILLLTVLFHDVCKPHTLTHEPDGSISHPSHGRKGAQLTRQILDKENYDLDTIYKVYQTIFCHGYPFWAFSKENPQKNMILTSILSNNKWLYAFGKADLAGRICQDWEEWEYRLEVFKELGLENNCFDNPYNFHSNYDRFEYFRKQDNFPDTQLYPESSFEITMLCGLPASGKDSFISEMNESLPIVSMDDLRKELKVKPKDNQGKIIQAAKEKSREFCRKKQSFVWNATNLTKQVRSSLISIWLPYKPKIKIVFLHKNINQIIKDNNSREEKDIVPTKKIWEMHQRLEFPDIQEAHEVVFLEKK; encoded by the coding sequence ATGAAACTACAAGACTTTGCCTTAGTAAAAAAATATAATCCTTTATTTGAGGATATGAAAAACACAATACAAGACCCAATAAAACACGCAGAAGGTGATGTTTTTACACATACACAGATGGTTTTGGATTCAATTTTAAAGACTCAAGAATGGAATCAATTTTCAAAAACAGAAAAGGATATTTTACTTTTAACTGTTCTTTTTCATGATGTTTGCAAGCCTCATACACTTACACATGAACCTGATGGAAGTATCAGCCACCCAAGTCATGGAAGAAAAGGCGCACAATTGACAAGACAAATTTTGGATAAAGAAAATTATGATTTGGATACAATTTATAAAGTTTATCAAACAATTTTTTGTCACGGTTATCCATTTTGGGCATTTTCAAAAGAAAATCCTCAAAAAAATATGATTCTGACAAGTATTCTATCCAATAATAAATGGCTGTATGCTTTTGGAAAAGCTGATTTGGCTGGACGAATTTGTCAAGATTGGGAAGAGTGGGAATATCGTTTGGAAGTTTTTAAAGAATTAGGATTGGAAAATAATTGTTTTGATAATCCCTATAATTTTCATTCTAATTATGATAGATTTGAATATTTTAGAAAACAAGATAATTTTCCTGATACACAGCTTTATCCAGAATCTAGTTTTGAAATAACAATGCTCTGTGGGCTTCCTGCAAGTGGAAAAGATAGTTTTATCTCAGAAATGAATGAAAGTTTGCCTATTGTGTCAATGGATGATTTGAGAAAAGAATTAAAAGTAAAACCAAAAGATAATCAAGGCAAAATCATTCAAGCAGCCAAAGAAAAAAGTAGAGAGTTTTGCAGAAAAAAGCAATCTTTTGTTTGGAATGCCACCAATCTTACCAAACAAGTAAGAAGTAGTTTGATTTCAATTTGGCTTCCCTATAAGCCCAAAATCAAAATTGTTTTTTTGCATAAAAATATAAATCAAATCATAAAAGACAATAACTCAAGAGAAGAAAAAGATATTGTACCTACCAAAAAAATATGGGAAATGCACCAGCGTTTAGAATTTCCTGATATACAAGAAGCTCACGAAGTTGTTTTTTTAGAAAAAAAATGA
- the rpsB gene encoding 30S ribosomal protein S2, which translates to MDKIEYKDLLDAGVHFGHLKRKWNPKMAPYIFMERNGIHIIDLNKTLASLERTTEAIKELARKGQKIMFVATKKQAQEVVSQEAQRLNMPYVTDRWLGGMLTNFATVRKSIKKMQSTDRMIKSDMYKNLAKRERLMITREQEKLERVLGGIADLNRLPSALFVVDVVREHIAIKEAKRLNIPVFAIVDTNADPNIVDYAVPANDDAYKSILLLTTIIGKAIEEGLAERKEEKDQAKLQEEENKKRAMDEGKKPSKAVASKANADEEE; encoded by the coding sequence ATGGACAAAATAGAATATAAAGACCTTTTGGACGCAGGCGTGCATTTCGGTCACTTGAAACGCAAGTGGAATCCAAAAATGGCTCCCTATATCTTTATGGAGCGCAATGGTATCCACATCATTGACCTTAATAAGACTCTCGCCAGTCTAGAACGTACTACCGAAGCAATCAAAGAATTGGCTCGTAAAGGACAAAAAATTATGTTTGTTGCTACTAAGAAACAAGCACAAGAAGTAGTATCACAAGAGGCTCAACGCCTTAATATGCCTTATGTTACAGACCGTTGGTTGGGAGGAATGCTCACTAACTTTGCTACTGTACGTAAGTCTATCAAAAAAATGCAGTCAACAGACCGTATGATTAAGAGTGATATGTACAAAAACTTGGCAAAGCGTGAACGTCTTATGATTACACGTGAGCAAGAGAAATTAGAGCGTGTATTAGGTGGTATTGCAGACTTGAACCGTTTGCCTTCTGCTCTTTTTGTTGTTGATGTTGTTCGTGAACACATTGCTATCAAAGAAGCAAAACGCCTTAACATTCCTGTTTTTGCTATCGTTGATACAAATGCAGACCCTAATATCGTTGATTATGCAGTTCCTGCAAATGATGATGCTTACAAATCTATCTTACTTCTTACTACTATCATTGGTAAAGCAATCGAAGAAGGATTAGCTGAACGCAAAGAAGAAAAAGATCAAGCTAAATTGCAAGAAGAAGAAAATAAAAAACGTGCAATGGATGAAGGCAAAAAACCTTCTAAAGCTGTAGCTTCGAAAGCAAATGCTGACGAAGAGGAATAA
- a CDS encoding ferritin produces MSKNGVQKPFVTMKTSVTQEMQDLINEQIQLEARSSWAYLAAASWCDKEGYVNSAKYLYNHAEEERMHMMKFFDYLNNAGGHALAPEIVNMRYDFEKLRDVFETALKHEIKVTLAINELVDACLKAKDFATFQFLQWFVNEQREEEVISRRALELFDIIGEEGQGIWLIDQAIGKIEAEMAETEGTDAEV; encoded by the coding sequence ATGTCAAAAAATGGAGTTCAAAAACCGTTCGTAACAATGAAAACATCTGTTACACAAGAAATGCAAGACCTTATTAATGAGCAAATACAATTAGAAGCTCGTTCTTCTTGGGCATATTTAGCTGCTGCTTCTTGGTGTGATAAAGAAGGATATGTAAATTCTGCAAAATATCTTTATAATCATGCAGAAGAAGAACGCATGCACATGATGAAATTTTTTGATTATCTCAATAATGCAGGTGGACATGCACTTGCACCTGAAATTGTAAATATGCGTTATGATTTTGAAAAACTGAGAGATGTTTTTGAAACAGCTTTAAAGCATGAAATCAAAGTAACTTTAGCAATCAATGAGCTTGTAGATGCTTGTTTGAAAGCAAAAGATTTTGCTACTTTTCAGTTTTTACAATGGTTTGTAAATGAGCAAAGAGAAGAAGAAGTAATTTCTCGTCGTGCGCTTGAGCTTTTTGATATTATTGGTGAAGAAGGGCAAGGAATTTGGCTTATTGATCAAGCTATTGGCAAAATTGAAGCTGAAATGGCAGAAACTGAAGGAACAGATGCAGAAGTATAG
- a CDS encoding LysM peptidoglycan-binding domain-containing protein: protein MKLFILSILFLAFLQTSFAQKYEYNIEGIHFLDTLTNANLSKTTFEDIKVITYEGEERAFERTYLSAERKANFEKDNLDSTYIFHLVGEGETIEYILDLYQICTPCFVEWNNFEIIYKEFPIVGDKQIQPRTLSISSREITLDYLREYEIYEGEYLKVALKKDYEQGVTEKIKTKIVYQEFQNRIYVYDIVTQYGISYAQLCSWNNLDVNAYYVDNIRLVVGKVEYKYACPCIE from the coding sequence ATGAAATTATTTATTTTATCGATATTATTTCTAGCTTTTTTACAAACTTCTTTTGCTCAAAAGTATGAGTATAATATTGAGGGCATTCATTTTTTAGATACACTGACAAATGCAAATCTATCTAAAACTACATTTGAAGACATAAAAGTAATAACATACGAAGGAGAAGAACGTGCCTTTGAGAGAACATATTTGAGTGCTGAACGAAAAGCAAATTTTGAGAAAGATAATTTAGATAGTACCTATATTTTTCATTTAGTAGGAGAAGGAGAAACCATAGAATATATTCTTGATTTATATCAAATTTGTACACCCTGTTTTGTAGAATGGAATAATTTTGAAATTATATACAAAGAATTTCCTATTGTAGGAGATAAACAGATACAACCTAGAACTCTTTCTATATCTTCAAGAGAAATAACATTAGATTATTTGCGAGAATATGAAATATACGAAGGAGAATATCTAAAAGTAGCTTTAAAAAAAGACTATGAGCAAGGAGTAACAGAAAAAATTAAGACTAAAATAGTATATCAAGAATTTCAAAATCGAATCTATGTTTATGATATTGTTACTCAATATGGAATAAGTTATGCTCAATTATGCTCATGGAACAATTTAGATGTAAATGCGTATTATGTGGATAATATAAGGCTTGTTGTTGGAAAGGTAGAATATAAATATGCTTGTCCTTGTATTGAGTAA
- the lptC gene encoding LPS export ABC transporter periplasmic protein LptC, with translation MKYRLYYSHHYSFFIFLSLVLMAFALQSCGEDEISEEEKAKNTLIATFENIRRIYSEEGLLKIKIEAPLEYIYQNEDVYYPKNFRISMYNVNGEITTTLTSDSGRFERINKLYHAYGHVEVINHEQEQKVNTPELHWNQFKREIYTDKEIAIKTPTETLYGIGMTSNEEFSKYKIWQPTGNFIYKERTEGFEKPDSTDMTNKKDSPYSNLQQVSPKK, from the coding sequence ATGAAATATAGATTGTATTATTCTCATCATTATTCCTTTTTTATATTCTTGAGTTTGGTTTTGATGGCTTTTGCCCTTCAAAGTTGTGGAGAAGATGAAATAAGTGAAGAAGAAAAAGCAAAAAATACACTTATTGCTACTTTTGAAAACATTCGACGGATTTATAGCGAAGAGGGATTACTCAAAATAAAAATTGAAGCTCCTTTGGAATATATTTATCAAAATGAAGATGTATATTATCCTAAAAACTTTCGAATTAGTATGTATAATGTCAATGGCGAAATTACAACTACATTAACATCTGATTCGGGACGTTTCGAACGTATCAACAAATTATATCACGCTTATGGGCATGTAGAAGTTATCAATCATGAACAAGAACAAAAAGTAAATACCCCTGAATTACACTGGAATCAATTCAAAAGAGAAATTTATACTGACAAAGAAATTGCTATCAAAACACCCACAGAAACACTTTATGGAATTGGAATGACTTCAAATGAAGAATTTAGTAAGTATAAAATTTGGCAACCAACAGGAAATTTTATCTATAAAGAAAGAACAGAAGGATTTGAAAAACCTGACAGTACAGATATGACAAATAAGAAAGATAGTCCATATTCAAACCTTCAACAAGTTTCACCAAAAAAATAG
- a CDS encoding protein-disulfide reductase DsbD family protein has protein sequence MKKYFSSYLLTVFFAVIALLLSSTTDVSAQIEQHSKWKTYTDPADLSNVKVGETIKLYFEVEIEKDWYVYSSDFDKNLGPIVTELAFEKNDAYQVVGDLKAVSPKKKYDDLWGGEYTYFVKKGKFYQVVKILKQDATIKTTLTYQECSEVSGKCIMQEPDFEFKVKAQAGEITETVQNDTQTSVDDTKNEDNNAEDSNENTTIDEETSNTTPSKTTESKTNVTTFDNTQNYIPAGDPFKELPEVTTDLGAESESLWGFMIAAFLSGLVALLTPCVFPMIPMTVSFFTSRSENRIQGIIRAMFYGFSIIGLYTLIGFIVSRFLGDDAANILATHWIPNVLFFTVFLIFAISFFGAFDIVLPSKMVNSIDKQADKGGYVGIFFMALTLVVVSFSCTGPIAGSILVMSAQGEVIKPILGMFAFSLAFALPFTLFAIFPSLLSNLPKSGGWLNTVKVVLGFIELALAFKFLSVADQVYHWGILDRPVYIVIWMSVAFFLGLYLIGKIRLPHDSIIEKLGVGRLLMAVVSFAFFLYLMPGLFGAPLSSLSGYLPPQSTNEFDLVALIRGEDKSEGHSKAKYSDILHLPHGIEGHFEYFEAIEAAKQANQPLFIDFTGHGCVNCREMEASVWNQSEILPILKNELTVVALYIDERQELTEQEKYTSERNGKEMTTVGKRNSDFQIRRFGQNAQPNYFLINPYTHQPLVAPVGKVSTAEFKKFLETGMKEFQKQRLSSSL, from the coding sequence ATGAAAAAATATTTCTCTTCCTATTTGCTAACTGTATTTTTTGCAGTTATTGCACTCTTATTATCTTCCACAACTGATGTTTCTGCTCAAATAGAACAGCATTCTAAATGGAAAACTTACACAGATCCTGCCGATTTATCAAACGTAAAAGTAGGCGAAACCATAAAGCTTTATTTTGAAGTTGAGATTGAAAAAGACTGGTATGTCTATTCTTCTGATTTTGATAAAAATTTAGGACCTATTGTAACAGAATTAGCTTTTGAAAAAAATGATGCTTACCAAGTTGTAGGGGATTTGAAAGCTGTAAGTCCAAAGAAAAAATATGATGACCTTTGGGGTGGAGAATATACCTATTTCGTCAAAAAAGGTAAATTCTATCAAGTTGTAAAGATTTTAAAGCAAGATGCAACCATCAAAACGACACTGACTTATCAAGAGTGTTCGGAGGTTTCAGGAAAATGTATTATGCAAGAACCTGATTTTGAATTCAAGGTAAAAGCTCAAGCAGGTGAAATAACAGAAACAGTTCAAAATGATACTCAAACATCAGTTGATGATACTAAAAATGAAGATAATAATGCAGAAGATTCAAATGAAAATACAACAATAGATGAAGAAACTTCAAATACTACACCTTCAAAAACAACAGAATCTAAAACGAATGTTACAACTTTTGATAATACTCAAAATTATATTCCAGCAGGTGACCCTTTTAAAGAATTGCCAGAAGTAACAACTGATTTGGGGGCAGAAAGTGAAAGTCTTTGGGGATTTATGATAGCTGCTTTTCTGAGTGGTTTGGTGGCACTTCTTACGCCCTGTGTTTTCCCTATGATTCCGATGACAGTTTCTTTCTTTACAAGTAGAAGTGAAAATCGTATTCAGGGAATTATTCGTGCAATGTTTTATGGTTTTTCTATCATTGGGCTTTATACCTTGATTGGTTTTATAGTTTCAAGATTTTTGGGAGATGATGCAGCAAATATCTTAGCAACTCACTGGATTCCTAATGTTTTATTTTTTACTGTATTTCTAATTTTTGCAATTTCATTCTTTGGAGCTTTTGATATTGTACTTCCTTCAAAAATGGTAAATAGCATAGACAAACAAGCTGATAAAGGTGGCTATGTAGGAATATTTTTTATGGCTCTTACGCTGGTAGTGGTTTCTTTTTCGTGTACAGGACCAATTGCAGGAAGTATTTTGGTAATGTCAGCACAAGGAGAAGTTATTAAGCCTATTTTGGGAATGTTTGCTTTTTCTTTGGCTTTTGCGCTTCCATTTACACTTTTTGCTATCTTTCCTTCTTTACTTTCTAATCTTCCAAAATCGGGTGGTTGGTTGAATACAGTAAAAGTAGTTTTAGGTTTTATAGAATTGGCTTTAGCATTTAAGTTTTTGAGTGTTGCTGACCAAGTATATCATTGGGGAATCCTTGACCGTCCTGTTTATATTGTAATTTGGATGTCAGTAGCTTTCTTTTTAGGACTTTATCTGATAGGAAAAATTCGCTTACCACATGATAGCATTATCGAAAAATTAGGAGTAGGCAGACTTTTGATGGCAGTAGTATCTTTTGCTTTCTTTTTATATCTAATGCCTGGTTTATTTGGTGCGCCACTTAGTTCACTTTCAGGATATTTGCCTCCACAAAGCACAAATGAATTTGATTTGGTGGCTCTTATTAGAGGAGAAGACAAATCAGAAGGACATAGCAAAGCAAAATATTCAGATATCTTACATTTACCTCACGGAATCGAAGGACATTTTGAGTATTTTGAAGCTATAGAAGCTGCAAAACAAGCAAATCAACCTCTTTTTATTGATTTTACAGGACATGGTTGTGTAAATTGTAGAGAAATGGAAGCATCAGTTTGGAATCAGTCTGAAATATTACCAATTCTGAAAAATGAGCTTACAGTTGTGGCACTTTATATAGATGAACGCCAAGAGCTTACAGAGCAAGAAAAATATACTTCAGAGAGAAATGGAAAAGAAATGACAACAGTTGGAAAACGAAATTCAGATTTTCAAATTCGTCGTTTTGGTCAAAATGCTCAACCCAATTATTTCCTTATCAATCCTTATACACACCAGCCTTTAGTTGCTCCAGTAGGAAAAGTAAGCACTGCTGAGTTTAAGAAATTCTTAGAAACAGGAATGAAGGAATTTCAAAAGCAGCGTTTGAGTAGTAGTTTATAA
- a CDS encoding RNA ligase family protein has translation MKSQNTETSYYKYPRTFHLPYSPKRGSDDKVLIDDTIFEEKYIIVMEKMDGENTSIYPDYLHARSIDSTKDESHRWIERFRNAILPQVQELKNWRICGENLFYKHTIFYQNLESIFLAYSIWLESEIENQNYSLSWKETKIIFDKIGISYPKIIYEGIYDKKKILKNFEKYKFETQNKEEKNRQVEGFVIRLKDSFLYEDFSKSVAKYVCDDFEITSSKHWRYEAKTLNQLRNNQNVWTKIL, from the coding sequence ATGAAGTCTCAGAATACAGAAACAAGTTATTACAAATATCCTCGTACTTTTCATTTACCTTACTCCCCAAAACGTGGTTCAGACGACAAAGTTTTGATTGATGATACAATTTTTGAAGAGAAATATATTATTGTAATGGAAAAAATGGATGGAGAAAATACGAGCATTTATCCTGATTATTTGCACGCTAGGTCAATTGATAGCACAAAAGACGAATCTCATCGTTGGATAGAACGATTTAGAAATGCTATTTTACCACAAGTACAAGAATTGAAAAATTGGAGAATCTGTGGCGAAAATTTATTTTATAAACATACTATTTTTTATCAAAATTTAGAAAGCATTTTTTTAGCTTATTCTATTTGGTTAGAGTCTGAAATAGAAAATCAAAATTATTCTTTGTCTTGGAAAGAAACTAAAATTATTTTTGATAAAATAGGAATTTCTTATCCCAAAATTATTTATGAAGGAATTTATGATAAAAAGAAAATCTTAAAAAATTTTGAAAAATATAAATTTGAAACTCAAAATAAAGAAGAAAAAAATAGACAGGTAGAAGGTTTTGTAATTCGCTTAAAAGATTCTTTTTTATATGAAGATTTTTCAAAATCTGTTGCAAAATATGTCTGTGATGATTTTGAGATTACAAGTAGCAAGCATTGGCGTTATGAAGCCAAAACATTGAATCAATTAAGAAACAACCAAAATGTTTGGACAAAAATTTTATAA